One segment of Oscillospiraceae bacterium MB08-C2-2 DNA contains the following:
- the tilS gene encoding tRNA lysidine(34) synthetase TilS gives MNHKARQTIEEYNMLRPGDRVVVGVSGGADSVALLCFLEGLAHKMGLSLSVCHMNHSLRGEESDRDQSFVEALCKAKNISCKVKKLNIAEMALKSGLSIEESARRERYLFFEEVALPIGAKIATAHTLSDSIETMLLNLLRGTGLAGLCGIPPVRGSVIRPLIRCSREEIEAYCRRERLDYVTDSTNLENDYTRNQLRHQVIPVFKEMNPSFETVAGRAIDLLSADRVLLEEMTSASLNKIKKGQALERDGFLQLDRALQKRVLALFLEGEGYSRDNKRIEDMLKFARQGSGGVPLAADAAFSCDSETLYIKKAHRSQPFFEQEVLLEKVFFEKVTYECPIICGKTVVLTVTGYEYFEKTANLEKNQFKNCLDYDRIDEIVRIRQRQEGDCLSLPDRKLTKLVRKLFNEAKLPIEERARRLLLADSGGVLWVEGFGTDLRCQVTKETRRILSIRVLEDF, from the coding sequence ATGAACCATAAGGCCAGGCAAACCATTGAAGAATATAATATGCTGCGGCCGGGTGACCGGGTGGTCGTGGGGGTATCGGGTGGCGCTGATTCGGTGGCGCTGCTCTGCTTTTTGGAGGGACTGGCACATAAAATGGGCCTTTCCCTTTCTGTTTGCCACATGAACCATTCCTTGCGGGGAGAAGAAAGCGATCGGGATCAAAGTTTCGTGGAAGCTCTCTGCAAAGCTAAAAATATTAGCTGTAAAGTGAAAAAGCTTAACATAGCTGAGATGGCTTTAAAATCAGGTTTATCGATTGAGGAAAGCGCCCGCCGGGAGCGGTATCTTTTTTTTGAAGAAGTAGCCCTCCCCATAGGCGCAAAAATTGCCACAGCCCACACCTTGAGCGACAGCATTGAAACCATGCTACTCAATTTGCTCAGAGGTACCGGCTTGGCAGGGCTGTGCGGAATTCCCCCTGTGCGTGGGTCTGTTATTCGCCCCTTGATCCGCTGTTCCCGGGAGGAGATTGAAGCTTATTGCCGCCGTGAGAGACTGGATTATGTAACCGACAGCACCAATCTGGAGAATGATTATACCCGCAATCAGCTGCGTCATCAGGTAATTCCGGTGTTTAAAGAGATGAACCCATCCTTCGAGACCGTGGCAGGGCGAGCCATTGATCTGCTTTCGGCTGATCGGGTTTTGCTGGAGGAGATGACTTCTGCCAGCCTAAACAAGATAAAGAAAGGACAGGCTTTGGAGCGGGATGGCTTTTTACAGTTGGATCGTGCGCTGCAAAAAAGGGTATTGGCTCTGTTCTTAGAAGGTGAAGGCTACTCTCGTGATAATAAGCGGATTGAGGATATGCTGAAATTTGCCCGGCAAGGCAGTGGAGGCGTTCCGCTGGCCGCTGATGCGGCCTTTTCTTGCGACAGCGAAACGCTGTATATTAAAAAAGCCCATAGATCTCAGCCGTTTTTTGAGCAGGAGGTTTTGCTGGAGAAGGTCTTTTTCGAAAAGGTTACCTATGAATGTCCCATCATTTGTGGCAAGACTGTTGTGTTAACTGTAACAGGATATGAATATTTTGAAAAAACTGCAAATTTAGAGAAAAATCAATTCAAAAATTGTCTGGATTATGATAGAATAGACGAGATTGTTAGAATCAGACAACGACAGGAGGGGGATTGCCTCAGTCTGCCTGACCGAAAGCTTACAAAATTGGTCAGGAAGCTTTTTAACGAAGCGAAGCTTCCCATAGAGGAACGGGCCCGGCGATTGCTGCTGGCTGATTCCGGCGGTGTACTGTGGGTAGAAGGCTTTGGCACAGATCTGCGTTGTCAGGTTACAAAGGAAACCCGGCGTATTCTAAGCATTCGGGTGTTGGAGGATTTTTAA
- the hpt gene encoding hypoxanthine phosphoribosyltransferase — protein sequence MDNDILKVSISEEELAAKVQEMGKRISEDYKDKNLMLVSVLKGSVVFMADLMRAIRVPARLDFMSVSSYGGGVKTTGVVKIIKDLDISISGYDLLIVEDILDSGLTLSYLKELLEQRGPKSVRIATLLDKPSRRQANVAADYCGFEVPDEFLVGYGLDYDEKYRNLPYVGILKPEVYTH from the coding sequence ATGGATAATGATATACTCAAGGTATCGATCAGCGAAGAGGAACTTGCCGCCAAGGTGCAGGAAATGGGCAAACGCATCAGTGAAGATTACAAGGATAAAAATTTAATGCTGGTCAGTGTGCTCAAAGGTTCGGTTGTTTTTATGGCGGATTTGATGCGTGCGATTCGTGTTCCCGCCCGATTGGATTTTATGTCGGTTTCCAGCTACGGAGGCGGTGTAAAAACCACCGGCGTGGTTAAGATAATTAAAGATTTGGATATTTCGATTTCCGGCTATGATCTTTTGATTGTAGAGGATATTTTGGATAGTGGTCTGACACTGAGTTACCTCAAGGAGCTGCTGGAGCAGCGTGGCCCCAAAAGTGTGCGCATTGCCACTCTGTTGGATAAGCCCAGCCGCCGGCAGGCAAATGTGGCCGCTGATTATTGCGGTTTTGAGGTGCCGGATGAATTCTTGGTTGGATATGGGCTGGATTACGACGAAAAATACCGCAATTTGCCTTATGTCGGCATATTGAAGCCGGAGGTTTATACCCACTGA
- the ftsH gene encoding ATP-dependent zinc metalloprotease FtsH has protein sequence MIFATMVFTLNPEPQTIKYTEIVGYFQQNKVEEYSFDFETGQLTILKMEGMENPITYKVPNIGLFIQDVQDYILEYNLAHPDAQIVGDYKGAREMPWWVTFLPSLLLVGLMVVFWVLMMRQSRGTGGNVTGFGKAKAKSAQDGRKVTFDDVAGADEEKNELVEIVEFLKNPSKFNKLGARIPKGVLLMGPPGTGKTLLARAVAGEAEVQFFSISGSDFVEMFVGVGASRVRDLFDQAKKNAPSVIFIDEIDAVGRQRGAGLGGGHDEREQTLNQLLVEMDGFSANTGVIVIAATNRRDILDPALLRPGRFDRQIMVGYPDIKGREEILKVHSRSKPMAPDVDMKVIAGTTAGFTGADLENVLNEAALLAARRNLHAITMKEVQESMIKVVAGPEKRSHVVTEKDKRLTAYHEAGHAVVTYYCKTQDPVHQVSIIPRGMAGGYTMSLPSEDRNYVTKSHMFEDIVVLMGGRVAEKLVLDDISTGASNDLERATKTARNMVTRYGFSDKIGPIVYGSDHNEVFLGRDYNSSRMFSETIASEIDSEIREVVDSAFEMAVELLREHMDQLDKVAKYLFKHEKIEGKEFALLMEGKLEQEDEGSSAFESGEKGARLDIEIGSQETPSSLESKPEDEDKGSIFD, from the coding sequence ATGATTTTCGCAACAATGGTATTTACCCTGAATCCAGAGCCCCAGACGATAAAATACACTGAAATAGTAGGGTATTTTCAGCAAAACAAAGTAGAGGAATATAGCTTCGACTTTGAAACGGGGCAGCTTACCATCTTAAAAATGGAAGGCATGGAAAACCCCATTACCTATAAAGTACCGAATATCGGCCTTTTCATTCAGGATGTTCAGGACTATATTCTGGAGTATAATCTGGCGCATCCCGATGCTCAGATTGTAGGCGATTATAAAGGTGCCCGAGAAATGCCTTGGTGGGTTACTTTCCTCCCATCTTTGCTTCTTGTTGGTCTAATGGTTGTATTCTGGGTTTTGATGATGCGGCAATCCCGGGGAACCGGGGGCAATGTAACCGGCTTTGGCAAAGCAAAGGCAAAATCCGCTCAGGATGGCCGCAAGGTCACCTTTGACGATGTAGCCGGTGCCGATGAAGAGAAAAACGAGCTGGTCGAGATCGTTGAGTTCCTCAAAAACCCTTCCAAGTTCAATAAGCTGGGTGCCCGTATTCCCAAGGGCGTTTTGCTCATGGGCCCTCCGGGAACCGGTAAAACCCTGCTTGCCCGTGCTGTAGCCGGGGAGGCAGAGGTGCAGTTCTTCTCCATTTCCGGTTCGGATTTTGTGGAGATGTTTGTGGGTGTCGGTGCCAGCCGTGTCCGTGATCTATTTGATCAGGCTAAGAAGAATGCTCCCAGCGTTATTTTCATCGATGAGATTGATGCGGTGGGCCGTCAGAGAGGCGCAGGCCTTGGCGGCGGTCACGATGAAAGAGAGCAGACGCTGAATCAGCTGCTTGTTGAAATGGATGGTTTCTCGGCCAATACCGGCGTTATCGTCATTGCCGCCACCAACCGGCGTGATATTTTGGATCCGGCACTGCTTCGTCCGGGCCGTTTTGACCGCCAGATTATGGTTGGCTACCCGGATATCAAGGGACGCGAGGAAATTCTCAAGGTTCATTCCCGCAGCAAGCCCATGGCTCCTGATGTGGATATGAAGGTCATTGCCGGAACCACAGCCGGATTTACCGGTGCGGATCTGGAAAATGTGCTCAACGAAGCCGCTTTGTTGGCTGCTCGTCGAAATCTGCACGCCATCACTATGAAGGAAGTGCAGGAATCCATGATCAAGGTGGTTGCGGGGCCGGAGAAACGCTCTCATGTAGTCACCGAAAAGGATAAGCGTCTTACGGCTTATCATGAGGCCGGTCATGCTGTTGTTACCTATTATTGCAAAACGCAGGACCCTGTGCACCAGGTTTCCATTATTCCCCGTGGTATGGCAGGCGGATACACCATGTCTTTGCCCTCTGAGGATCGCAATTATGTGACCAAGAGCCATATGTTCGAGGATATTGTGGTGCTTATGGGCGGCCGTGTAGCAGAAAAGCTGGTTTTGGACGATATTTCCACCGGCGCCTCCAACGATCTGGAGCGTGCCACCAAGACAGCCCGCAACATGGTTACACGGTATGGTTTCAGCGATAAGATTGGGCCGATTGTTTATGGCAGCGATCACAACGAAGTATTCTTGGGCCGGGATTATAACTCTTCCCGCATGTTTTCCGAGACCATTGCCTCTGAAATTGATTCCGAAATTCGTGAGGTTGTGGATTCCGCCTTTGAGATGGCTGTTGAACTGCTTCGTGAGCATATGGATCAGCTTGATAAGGTGGCCAAGTATCTCTTTAAGCATGAAAAAATTGAAGGCAAGGAGTTTGCCCTCCTTATGGAAGGCAAGCTGGAACAGGAAGACGAAGGTTCCTCTGCCTTTGAAAGTGGGGAAAAGGGTGCTCGGCTGGATATTGAAATTGGATCACAGGAGACCCCAAGTTCCTTGGAATCCAAACCCGAGGATGAGGATAAAGGCTCTATATTTGATTAA
- a CDS encoding uroporphyrinogen decarboxylase family protein, producing the protein MNKRERVFNLLDGKPTDRVPAGFWLHFPKNMHHSDAATQAHLDYINQTDTDILKIMNENLFYTEGGRLYSTEDLPKFRGFTRKDKLFQDQMEITKRVVDATAKNVAVVATVHGLVASTHHSMGHANRYGEYAYGLVVMLRENPAPVVKMMNEVAESLIELIDCSTASGADGIYYADLGGEAHLFTDEEFAQYIAPLEKKILNHAASKSKLNILHICKANTQLSRYADYNAPIVNWAVHENKIGLLEGSQKIFPNSIVLGGFDDRSGILVDGTDEEIASATNELLDTMEGRPYILGADCTLPTEIPYAKIRQVVAAAEAQKSHERAHS; encoded by the coding sequence ATGAACAAAAGAGAACGTGTATTCAACCTTCTTGACGGCAAGCCAACAGACCGGGTTCCCGCCGGATTTTGGCTGCATTTTCCCAAGAATATGCACCACAGCGACGCCGCGACACAAGCTCATCTGGATTACATCAATCAAACCGATACAGACATTCTCAAAATAATGAATGAGAACCTCTTTTATACAGAAGGCGGGCGCCTTTATTCCACTGAGGATTTGCCGAAATTCAGAGGGTTTACCCGCAAGGATAAGCTCTTTCAGGATCAAATGGAAATCACCAAAAGAGTGGTGGATGCCACAGCCAAGAATGTGGCTGTAGTGGCTACCGTGCATGGTTTGGTTGCATCCACGCACCACAGCATGGGGCACGCCAATCGTTATGGCGAATATGCCTATGGATTGGTGGTTATGCTGCGTGAGAACCCCGCCCCTGTTGTAAAAATGATGAACGAAGTAGCCGAAAGCCTGATTGAACTGATTGACTGTTCCACCGCCTCCGGGGCAGACGGCATCTATTATGCTGACTTAGGCGGAGAGGCTCATTTATTCACCGATGAAGAATTTGCCCAATACATTGCCCCACTGGAAAAGAAGATTCTAAACCATGCAGCCAGCAAATCCAAACTGAACATCCTACATATCTGCAAAGCCAATACACAGCTTTCACGATACGCCGATTACAATGCACCCATTGTAAACTGGGCGGTGCATGAAAACAAAATCGGCCTTTTGGAAGGCAGCCAAAAGATATTCCCCAATAGCATTGTTCTGGGCGGATTTGATGACCGCAGCGGTATTCTGGTGGATGGCACAGATGAGGAAATCGCCTCTGCTACCAATGAGCTGCTGGATACCATGGAAGGCCGCCCCTATATTTTAGGAGCAGACTGCACGCTCCCCACCGAAATACCCTATGCCAAGATTCGACAGGTTGTGGCAGCGGCCGAAGCACAAAAAAGCCATGAGCGCGCTCACAGCTAA
- a CDS encoding GntR family transcriptional regulator, with amino-acid sequence MVFIIKSNSVLSLKEYVYKEIIKMICSGRLTTNTLLTEKQMIEEFAVSKAPVREALVQLCHENVLVSIPRSGYRVVEISGKNIRDITEMRLFLELSSLPSIMKKLDVDIMNELRELNAARRVGMDRRTVWACWNANVTFHLKLNYYAGNMQVNRTLEQALSTCTRAYAQLFTLDSAPMTQSNVLREHRHDLIVDALEHHDIFRAHEALRQDILFMEQQLLSTNMMME; translated from the coding sequence ATGGTGTTTATTATCAAATCGAATTCAGTACTCTCCCTGAAAGAGTATGTTTACAAAGAAATCATTAAAATGATTTGCTCCGGCAGGCTCACCACCAACACACTTCTTACCGAAAAACAAATGATTGAAGAATTTGCAGTAAGCAAGGCGCCCGTAAGAGAGGCCCTTGTGCAGCTTTGCCATGAAAATGTGTTGGTCAGCATCCCCCGAAGTGGTTACCGAGTTGTGGAAATCAGCGGCAAAAACATCCGAGATATAACGGAAATGAGGCTTTTCCTTGAGCTGAGTTCATTGCCTTCCATCATGAAGAAGCTGGATGTGGATATTATGAATGAGCTTCGAGAGTTAAATGCGGCTCGCAGAGTTGGAATGGACCGACGCACCGTTTGGGCTTGCTGGAATGCCAACGTAACCTTTCATTTAAAATTGAACTATTATGCGGGAAATATGCAGGTCAATCGCACCCTTGAGCAGGCTCTTTCCACCTGCACCCGGGCCTATGCACAGCTTTTCACACTGGACAGCGCTCCCATGACACAATCCAACGTTCTCAGGGAGCATCGCCATGATCTGATTGTGGATGCCCTCGAGCATCATGACATATTCAGAGCCCACGAAGCCTTGCGCCAAGATATTCTCTTTATGGAACAGCAGCTTCTTTCCACAAACATGATGATGGAATGA
- a CDS encoding ABC transporter substrate-binding protein → MRKRTVKALLCMILVLSMVFVGCGQAAPAASSEAGTQAAPAGDGASAESSAQGAPGGKVKVALVGPMTGDSAQYGQQFQRGVEVFIEEYNSKGGYNGSPIALTVFDDKNDAKEAVNIGNKIVSEGDYFAVIGPFSSTCALAMAEVLDEEKVLTISPSVSHPDYVTNFDYTFRLSHVNTIEGAFVAKYCAQKWGSQKMAAIYSQNDWGMTLDEAFLEGCKEQNLEVVANEPFILGQTKDFSPIITKIKQAGADTVFLMCQYAEAGQLLQQIRGMGLNDIKIFVSSSAYKGETLELAGEAAEGALWCSTFMVDNPDPLLQAFRKTVKEKYDAEVDNMIVRAYDCMMVAFTALDKSQKMDSDSIKNEIMDIREFTGVSGTFKFFDDRNVDRRFYITGPDGNGSYKFLEDPELK, encoded by the coding sequence ATGAGGAAAAGAACAGTCAAAGCTTTATTATGCATGATTCTGGTTTTGTCAATGGTTTTTGTTGGCTGCGGGCAAGCGGCACCGGCAGCTTCGTCCGAGGCAGGCACGCAGGCAGCACCAGCCGGTGATGGTGCTTCAGCCGAATCATCGGCACAGGGGGCACCGGGCGGCAAGGTCAAGGTAGCTTTGGTTGGCCCCATGACAGGTGATTCTGCACAGTATGGCCAGCAGTTCCAGCGTGGTGTGGAAGTTTTTATTGAGGAATACAACAGCAAGGGCGGCTACAATGGCTCTCCCATTGCACTGACTGTATTCGATGATAAAAACGATGCGAAAGAAGCTGTCAACATCGGCAACAAAATTGTATCCGAGGGCGATTATTTTGCAGTCATCGGCCCCTTCTCCTCCACTTGCGCTTTGGCAATGGCTGAGGTTCTGGATGAAGAAAAAGTTTTGACCATTTCTCCCAGCGTTTCGCACCCCGACTATGTAACCAATTTTGATTATACCTTCCGGCTTTCTCACGTTAATACCATTGAGGGTGCTTTTGTAGCCAAATACTGTGCTCAAAAATGGGGTTCTCAAAAAATGGCGGCCATTTATTCGCAGAATGACTGGGGCATGACTTTGGATGAAGCCTTTTTGGAAGGCTGCAAAGAACAAAATCTGGAGGTTGTTGCCAACGAGCCCTTTATTCTTGGTCAAACCAAGGATTTTTCTCCTATCATCACCAAAATTAAACAGGCCGGAGCCGATACCGTGTTCCTGATGTGCCAGTATGCCGAAGCCGGCCAGCTCCTCCAGCAGATCAGAGGCATGGGGCTTAATGATATCAAAATCTTTGTATCCTCCTCCGCTTATAAGGGTGAAACTCTTGAACTGGCTGGGGAAGCAGCCGAAGGCGCTTTGTGGTGCTCCACCTTTATGGTTGATAATCCCGATCCTCTGCTTCAGGCATTCCGCAAAACCGTAAAAGAAAAATACGATGCGGAAGTCGACAATATGATCGTCCGTGCTTATGACTGCATGATGGTCGCTTTTACCGCACTGGATAAATCCCAGAAAATGGATTCTGATTCCATCAAAAACGAGATTATGGATATTCGGGAATTTACCGGTGTCAGCGGTACCTTTAAGTTTTTTGACGACCGCAACGTTGATCGGCGATTCTACATTACCGGCCCTGACGGAAACGGCTCCTACAAATTCCTGGAAGATCCTGAACTGAAATAA
- a CDS encoding branched-chain amino acid ABC transporter permease, with product MFLQQVINGLTIGSSYALVAVGFSMVFGVLELTNFAHSSVFMLGAYIAAAVLANHFGIWMAVAGSIALCGIFGILIDRMALMPMRKRGASRVSYLICTIGLSTFLQNLIQMIFGAEARPFPKVFIQGQLEFGNAMITYLQIFVICITLALMLITWFLVNYTSMGAAMRAVAQNATAARLMGINVDTTITFTFFLGSALAAVAGIMVGMYYRSVDLTLGFTVGMKTFASAVLGGIGILPGAVLGGFSIGVLESLFAGYISSGFKDAVAFIVLIGVLLIKPAGLLGKKHVSKV from the coding sequence GTGTTTCTACAACAGGTAATCAACGGGTTGACTATCGGCAGCTCGTATGCACTGGTAGCGGTGGGTTTTTCCATGGTTTTCGGTGTTTTGGAGCTGACAAACTTTGCTCACAGCTCGGTATTTATGCTGGGTGCATATATTGCGGCGGCAGTGCTGGCCAACCATTTCGGAATTTGGATGGCAGTGGCGGGTTCCATTGCTCTTTGCGGGATATTTGGTATTTTAATTGACCGAATGGCCCTGATGCCTATGCGTAAAAGGGGAGCCTCCCGGGTATCCTACTTGATTTGCACCATCGGGCTTTCCACCTTTTTGCAGAATCTGATCCAGATGATTTTTGGAGCCGAGGCAAGGCCTTTTCCTAAGGTTTTTATACAGGGCCAGCTTGAATTCGGCAATGCAATGATTACATATCTGCAAATTTTTGTTATTTGCATCACGTTGGCTCTCATGCTTATCACGTGGTTTTTGGTCAACTACACCTCCATGGGCGCAGCGATGCGGGCAGTTGCCCAGAATGCCACAGCGGCTCGCCTAATGGGCATTAATGTGGATACAACCATTACCTTTACCTTCTTTCTGGGCAGTGCGCTGGCGGCAGTGGCCGGTATTATGGTGGGCATGTATTACCGCAGCGTTGATCTGACTCTTGGGTTTACTGTTGGGATGAAAACCTTTGCCTCCGCAGTATTGGGCGGGATCGGAATTTTGCCCGGTGCGGTTCTGGGGGGATTCTCCATCGGTGTTCTGGAATCTCTGTTCGCCGGCTATATCAGTTCCGGATTTAAAGATGCAGTTGCTTTTATCGTTCTCATTGGCGTTCTTCTTATCAAGCCTGCTGGGCTGTTGGGTAAGAAGCATGTCAGCAAGGTTTAA
- a CDS encoding branched-chain amino acid ABC transporter permease, with protein MKKIFTTRVRLILAAALCVLIVFFPVVVQDQYVVRLGTLVLMYSALALSLNLITGFMGQVSLGHAAFFGVGAYTSAILSDRFEWPFLLTAFCAILVAACFGMLLGIPALKLSGSYLSIVTLGFCEIIRLVELNWIDLTRGPMGMTGIARPVIFGIKIKSGMSYYYLCLIILMIVTFVVMNMMHSHIGRAIMSVREDSIAASAMGVNVFRYKVMTFTISSGFAGLVGAFYAHYMRFIDPNAFNFEQSTSVLSMVILGGLGSIPGSFLGALLLSVIPELLRDLAEARMLIYGLVLVLMMMFRPKGILGTTAIPQLLGIEKKYAVPDSLEKQTAGVGGNSHE; from the coding sequence ATGAAGAAGATTTTTACAACCCGTGTGCGCCTGATACTGGCCGCTGCGCTTTGCGTTCTGATCGTGTTTTTCCCGGTTGTTGTGCAGGATCAATATGTGGTGCGTCTGGGCACTTTGGTGCTGATGTATTCCGCTCTGGCTCTGAGCCTCAACCTAATTACCGGCTTTATGGGTCAGGTTTCGCTGGGGCATGCCGCTTTTTTCGGTGTGGGGGCTTATACCTCCGCTATCCTTTCCGATCGCTTTGAATGGCCGTTTCTGCTGACTGCATTCTGCGCTATTTTGGTGGCGGCCTGTTTCGGCATGCTTTTGGGTATTCCGGCTTTAAAGCTCAGCGGAAGCTATCTTTCCATTGTAACACTAGGCTTCTGTGAGATTATTCGTCTCGTTGAGCTGAACTGGATCGACCTGACCAGAGGCCCCATGGGTATGACAGGTATTGCCCGCCCGGTGATTTTCGGTATCAAAATCAAATCGGGCATGTCTTACTACTATCTTTGCCTGATTATCCTGATGATTGTTACCTTCGTTGTGATGAACATGATGCACTCGCATATCGGCCGAGCCATTATGTCGGTGCGGGAGGATTCCATAGCCGCCTCTGCTATGGGGGTGAACGTGTTTCGCTACAAGGTGATGACCTTTACGATTTCCTCCGGTTTCGCCGGGCTGGTGGGCGCATTTTATGCTCATTATATGCGCTTTATCGACCCCAATGCTTTTAACTTTGAGCAGTCCACCAGTGTTCTCAGCATGGTGATTCTGGGGGGACTTGGCAGTATACCGGGCAGCTTTTTGGGTGCTCTGCTGCTTTCGGTTATCCCGGAGCTTCTGCGTGATCTGGCTGAGGCCCGTATGCTGATTTATGGCCTTGTGCTGGTTTTGATGATGATGTTCCGCCCTAAGGGCATTTTGGGAACCACCGCCATACCTCAGCTTCTGGGTATTGAAAAGAAATATGCAGTTCCCGACAGCTTAGAAAAGCAAACCGCCGGAGTGGGAGGGAACAGCCATGAGTAA
- a CDS encoding ABC transporter ATP-binding protein, translating to MSNILELVQVTQRFGGLVAVSDVNLAVEENQVVGLIGPNGAGKTTAFNVITGIYNPTEGRVLFEGQDITGKKVHTITKCRLARTFQNIRLFSNLTVLDNVKIGMHIQVKSDLLSAALHLPRRNKAEKEVTQRCMELLSLTGLASKADDRAGSLPYGSQRRLEIVRAMATGAKLLLLDEPAAGMNEQETDELMAFIRELKKMGYSVFLIEHDMKLVMNICEKIYVQNYGKVIASGAPEEIKKNKQVIDAYLGEEV from the coding sequence ATGAGTAACATTTTGGAGCTGGTTCAGGTAACACAGCGGTTTGGCGGCTTGGTGGCTGTCTCAGATGTGAATCTGGCGGTTGAAGAAAATCAGGTGGTTGGCCTGATTGGGCCCAATGGTGCAGGGAAGACCACAGCCTTTAATGTAATCACCGGCATCTATAACCCCACTGAGGGCAGGGTGCTGTTTGAAGGGCAGGATATAACCGGGAAAAAGGTTCACACCATTACCAAATGCCGCTTGGCAAGAACCTTCCAGAACATTCGGCTTTTCAGCAATCTCACTGTTTTGGATAATGTGAAAATCGGTATGCACATTCAGGTGAAATCCGATTTGCTTAGTGCGGCTTTGCACCTGCCAAGGCGCAACAAGGCTGAAAAAGAAGTTACCCAGCGCTGTATGGAGCTGCTCAGCCTGACCGGGCTTGCCTCCAAAGCCGATGACCGGGCGGGAAGCTTGCCCTATGGTTCTCAGCGCCGCTTGGAAATTGTGCGGGCTATGGCTACCGGGGCCAAGCTGCTCCTGTTGGATGAGCCAGCCGCCGGTATGAACGAGCAGGAAACCGACGAGCTGATGGCATTTATCCGGGAGCTCAAGAAAATGGGGTATTCGGTGTTTCTCATTGAGCATGATATGAAGCTGGTTATGAATATCTGCGAAAAAATCTATGTGCAGAACTACGGCAAGGTCATTGCCAGCGGAGCCCCAGAGGAGATCAAGAAAAACAAGCAGGTTATTGATGCCTATTTGGGCGAGGAGGTGTAG
- a CDS encoding ABC transporter ATP-binding protein: protein MAFLNIEGLKVSYGSIKALKGIDLAVNEGEIVTLIGSNGAGKSTTMNAISGLLRVAGGKIEFDGVDIANKPSDMIVKMGLIQSPEGRQVFPRMTVRENLMMGAFTLKSKEEKATNIQKIFDLFPILKEREKQMAGTLSGGEQQMLAVGRAVMSNPKLLMLDEPSLGLAPLIIKEIFSLITRINKELGTTILLVEQNARMALSISDYGFVLETGKIIYSGKGSELLHDQKVREAYLGGI, encoded by the coding sequence GTGGCCTTTTTAAACATTGAGGGGCTCAAGGTCAGCTATGGCAGCATCAAGGCCCTGAAAGGGATTGATCTGGCTGTTAACGAGGGAGAAATTGTTACCCTGATTGGCAGCAATGGCGCCGGGAAAAGCACCACCATGAATGCAATATCCGGTCTTTTGCGGGTTGCAGGAGGCAAAATTGAATTTGATGGGGTGGATATCGCTAATAAGCCCTCGGATATGATTGTAAAAATGGGATTGATTCAGTCTCCCGAGGGCAGGCAGGTATTCCCTCGAATGACAGTGCGTGAAAACCTGATGATGGGTGCCTTTACTTTAAAATCTAAGGAAGAAAAAGCCACTAACATACAGAAGATCTTTGATCTTTTCCCCATTCTGAAAGAGCGGGAAAAACAGATGGCCGGAACCCTTTCAGGGGGAGAACAGCAGATGCTGGCCGTGGGCCGGGCGGTTATGTCCAACCCTAAGCTTCTGATGCTGGATGAGCCTTCTCTGGGGCTGGCTCCCTTGATTATCAAGGAAATTTTCAGCCTGATTACCCGCATCAACAAGGAGCTGGGCACAACCATTTTGCTGGTGGAGCAGAATGCCCGAATGGCACTTTCTATTTCTGATTATGGCTTTGTTCTGGAAACCGGCAAAATCATCTATTCCGGCAAAGGCAGTGAGCTTCTCCACGACCAAAAGGTCAGAGAAGCCTATCTTGGGGGAATATAG